In the Neofelis nebulosa isolate mNeoNeb1 chromosome 11, mNeoNeb1.pri, whole genome shotgun sequence genome, one interval contains:
- the LOC131489574 gene encoding mucin-2-like produces MFLVACDTGSSRMDRKHGKYIVNVKHSENQPSFLNLRNHEAHRSACQFPTSTDVTGDVTVTGTDLTGACTDTGTLGHSAFPNREFQHCQVTQNFFTDWSLWKIFLACLLACAITTTIGVLIECLVYNGKNNNTSVVIQLPQNHGTTSSTSSETTVPTAITDSTSTSDSTTITMTTASTSREPTSTKTIASTDTLIATATTATSPTFTELKTTAGTSNSTKPKTTMTASNATEANTTKTTPPASAEPAATATVTDSLQPTTTKITSTTTELTTTTATTTASTEPTTTTVTSTLSVKPTITTAATASSELTTTETSSTNTEARITTAAIIMSAVPTTPEATAITSTKPTTSKATSTTSTETAITMATTTSNNPMTTAATITTYYTTTTSTEPTTTTAMITTSTKFTTPTATTVVSTELKATTAATTASELTTALPNLQPAGPPLPFLLNLQPPATTAVISSELATPTIASTTTEGTTTTATSTTSTEPIITIAPTVVSIEPTTTTATTIISTKPTITIATTTTSNEPTTATATTIASTKLSTVTAVTVASELTTTVTASTTTEATATTVTSTKITTTTATTTTSAFTTTTATNPASTQPTTTTMATTSSELTTTTTASTAPEATTTMVATTTSTEPVTTMATVSASARPMTPTAATT; encoded by the exons ATGTTTCTGGTAGCTTGTGACACCGGCAGTTCAagaatggacagaaaacatgggAAATACATTGTGAATGTCAAACATTCTGAAAACCAGCCG TCATTCCTGAACCTAAGAAACCATGAAGCTCACAGATCAGCATGTCAATTTCCAACATCAACTGATGTGACTGGTGATGTAACTGTGACTGGTACTGATTTAACTGGTGCCTGCACTGACACAGGGACCCTTGGACACTCAGCATTTCCAAACAGAGAATTCCAACATTGTCAG GTGACACAAAATTTCTTCACCGACTGGTCTCTTTGGAAGATCTTCCTGGCTTGTCTCTTAGCCTGTGCTATAACAACAACAATTGGAGTACTCATAGAGTGCCTGGTGTATAATGGGAAGAATAATAATACCTCCGTTGTTATTCAGCTTCCTCAAAACCACGGGACAACCTCATCTACTAGTTCTGAAACTACAGTTCCTACTGCGATAACAGATTCTACCAGCACATCCGATTCAACTACCATCACTATGACCACTGCTAGCACTTCAAGAGAACCAACTAGTACAAAAACCATTGCTTCTACTGACACTCTCATAGCAACAGCCACCACTGCAACTTCTCCCACTTTTACTGAACTTAAAACGACGGCAGGAACAAGCAATTCAACTAAACCGAAAACTACAATGACTGCCAGCAATGCTACTGAGGCAAACACAACAAAGACCACTCCTCCTGCTTCTGCTGAACCTGCAGCCACAGCAACAGTCACCGATTCACTTCAACCCACTACCACAAAGATTACCAGCACAACCACTGAGCTTACAACCACCACAGCCACGACTACTGCCTCTACAGAGCCTACAACCACCACAGTCACCagcactctctctgtcaaaccCACAATTACCACAGCAGCCACTGCCTCATCTGAACTGACCACTACAGAAACTTCCAGCACTAACACTGAGGCTAGAATCACCACAGCTGCCATTATAATGTCTGCGGTACCTACAACCCCCGAGGCCACTGCTATAACTTCTACTAAACCTACCACCTCCAAGGCTACCTCTACAACTTCTACTGAAACTGCTATCACCATGGCCACCACGACTTCTAACAACCCTATGACCACTGCAGCTACCATTACAACCTACT ATACCACTACAACTTCTACTGAACCTACAACCACCACGGCCATGATTACAACTTCTACCAAATTTACAACCCCTACAGCCACCACTGTTGTTTCTACTGAACTTAAAGCCACAACTGCAGCCACCACAGCATCTGAACTGACCACCGCA CTACCAAACTTACAACCGGCAGGGCCACCACTACCATTTCTACTGAACCTACAACCACCAGCCACCACAGCCGTCATTTCATCTGAACTGGCTACCCCAACCATTGCCAGCACTACCACTGAGGGTACAACCACCACAGCCACCAGTACCACTTCTACTGAACCTATAATCACCATCGCACCCACAGTTGTGTCTATTGAGCCTACAACCACCACGGCCACTACTATAATTTCTACCAAACCTACAATCACCATAGCCACCACTACAACCTCTAATGAACCCACAACTGCCACAGCCACCACTATTGCCTCTACCAAACTTAGCACCGTAACAGCAGTCACTGTAGCATCTGAACTGACTACCACAGTAACTGCCAGCACTACCACTGAGGCTACAGCCACCACTGTAACTTCTACCAAAATTACAACCACCACGGCCACCACTACCACTTCTGCATTTACAACCACCACAGCCACCAATCCTGCCTCTACTCAACCTACAACCACCACTATGGCCACCACATCATCTGAACTGACTACCACGACGACTGCCAGCACTGCCCCTGAGGCTACAACCACCATGGTTGCCACTACAACTTCTACTGAACCTGTGACCACCATGGCCACTGTCAGTGCTTCCGCGAGACCTATGACCCCCACAGCAGCCACCACTTAA